TGTGACATAATTTGAAACTTATTGTATGGCCACAACATTTATTTGACAATAAatcttttttattaaaaatataacaagtaaaattaaaagtttaaagctaaattattttaaaatataaaaataaattttcattttagAACGAAATAATAAGTAAAGTTTGTCACCAAAAAGAATAGTAAATGAAAAGAAGTTGATTTTTCTTGTAAGTCAATTCTCCATTTCTTGACAATTTTAGGATCTACGTCTATAGAAAAGTAAAACGGACTTCCAATTTTATAAATTTACATTGCATCGAAAAAGAcaggaagagagagagaaaaagaatacGTGGGATATGTTGGAACGGTTGTCCAAGCATAGTTGACAGAACCCTTAAAGACTTGACGACAGTTAGCAATGATTTGCTTAATAATATGCATATGAAGCCAAATGCTTTCAGCCTGTGTGCATACAACTCCTCCTGGCCTAAGGGCTTTGGCTACTGCCTCAAAGAATGGCCTCTCAAACAAATCTTTTGCTGGACctgaaattatatatattattttagaaatcaattacAGTTACGTTTATTAATTATTCAATTAGTTTCTTAGTAGCTTATATAATAAGAATAGTCTTGGTATTAAATAGTAATAGCGTACCAATGGGATCAGAAGAGTCCACTATAATAGCATCATAATATCCCGCTTGTGCAGCCTTTACAAATGCAGCTCCTGAAGGTAAAGAGAACCAATGGTAGATGATTAATTAACcacaaaaaaaggtaaaaatcaagtgaaataaaatataaaacgAGACTATCATATACGCACCATCTCCGAGAACTAGGGTTACACGAGGATCGTTAAAATTAGCTGCCAGATAAGGGAAAAATTTTCTGGATACCTGTAAgaaagagaattttgttttaaaaaaaaaaaagagagaatatatttattcttttagaaaaataaaaagaattgcaATCTAAATCATTTTCTTTATGTGGGTAAAAGAAGTTTGACTTACATCAACTACCACGTCATCGATCTCAACAATGTCAATTTTTTCGATTGAAGGATAACGAAGCATTTCGAATAATGTAAAACCAATTCCTCCGCCGATGATCAAAACCTTTTTTGGGTTTGGGATGGAACCAAGTGGTAGATGAACAATCATTTCAGTGTATGGAAATCCACCATTCTCTGTATGTTGAATTGCTCCATCCAAAGTCAGAACCTTCCCATAAGTTGCTGACTGTACGTGCACATGCAATAAactaaaagtaaattaaaagtaTCACTTTAGATTAAAGCATGTGTATCAGAATATTAATTACCTCAAAGAGCATGACATCTTGGTAATCAGATTTCCCCTGGAATAGTAACTTCTCGACCTTAAGTGAGAATGCTTCACCTGCAAAATTAGATTATTTCAAATTAATGTATGCGAGTTTACTTCGTCATAATTTATCCATATTATAAATTATACACAAACCAAAATACAAGAGTACGATGCATTTGAGTTTCTTTCTTAATACTAACCTGGCCATAATGCGCTAAACTCTGAAAACCAACCAGGCTTAATAGAGTTGGAGCTTCCCAGTAGCTCGTTGCCATTGTCATGGCTGATTGTCCCGTTCTGTTGTTCGGATGTCCCATTCTGGTGGCCGTTCCGATGTTCGGAAGTGCCATTCTGGTGCCCGTTTTGGTGTTTGGAAATGCCATTCTGGT
This DNA window, taken from Nicotiana tabacum cultivar K326 chromosome 15, ASM71507v2, whole genome shotgun sequence, encodes the following:
- the LOC107771649 gene encoding putrescine N-methyltransferase 1-like, whose amino-acid sequence is MEVISTNTNGSTIFKNGTIPMNGHQNGSSEHLNGYQNGISKHQNGHQNGTSEHRNGHQNGTSEQQNGTISHDNGNELLGSSNSIKPGWFSEFSALWPGEAFSLKVEKLLFQGKSDYQDVMLFESATYGKVLTLDGAIQHTENGGFPYTEMIVHLPLGSIPNPKKVLIIGGGIGFTLFEMLRYPSIEKIDIVEIDDVVVDVSRKFFPYLAANFNDPRVTLVLGDGAAFVKAAQAGYYDAIIVDSSDPIGPAKDLFERPFFEAVAKALRPGGVVCTQAESIWLHMHIIKQIIANCRQVFKGSVNYAWTTVPTYPTGVIGYMLCSTEGPEVNFKNPVNPIDKETTQVKSKLGPLKFYNSDIHKAAFILPSFARSMIES